One genomic window of Thermococcus indicus includes the following:
- the gcvT gene encoding glycine cleavage system aminomethyltransferase GcvT — protein MVKRVHIFDWHKEHAKKVEEFAGWEMPIWYSSIKDEHLAVRNGVAIFDVSHMGEFIFRGKDALEFLQYVTTNDISKPPAISGTYTLVLNERGAVKDETLVFNLGNDTYMMVCDSDAFEKLEAWFNAIKRGIEKFGELDLEIENKTYDMVMFSIQGPKARDLAKDLFGIDINELWWFQAKEVELDGIKMLLSRSGYTGENGWEIYFEDANPYHPDESKRGKPEKALHVWERILEAGEKYGIKPAGLGARDTLRLEAGYTLYGNETKELQLLSTDIDEVTPLQANLDFAIFWDKEFIGKEALLKQRERGLGRKMVHFKMVDKGIPREGYKVLANGEVIGEVTSGTSSPLLGIGIGIAFVKEEYAKPGVELEIEIRGKPKKAVTVAPPFYDPKKYGAFREE, from the coding sequence ATGGTCAAGAGGGTCCACATATTCGACTGGCATAAGGAGCACGCCAAGAAGGTTGAGGAGTTCGCGGGCTGGGAGATGCCCATCTGGTACTCCAGCATAAAGGACGAACACCTCGCCGTTAGAAACGGCGTCGCAATCTTCGACGTCTCCCACATGGGGGAGTTCATCTTCCGCGGAAAGGACGCCCTTGAGTTCCTCCAGTACGTCACGACCAACGACATCTCAAAGCCCCCCGCCATAAGCGGAACCTACACCCTCGTCCTCAACGAGCGCGGAGCGGTTAAGGACGAGACGCTGGTGTTTAACCTCGGGAACGACACCTACATGATGGTCTGCGACAGCGATGCCTTCGAGAAGCTCGAGGCATGGTTCAACGCGATAAAGAGGGGCATAGAAAAGTTCGGTGAGCTGGACCTCGAGATAGAAAACAAAACCTACGACATGGTCATGTTCTCAATCCAGGGTCCGAAGGCGAGGGACCTCGCAAAGGACCTCTTCGGCATCGACATCAACGAGCTCTGGTGGTTCCAGGCGAAGGAGGTCGAGCTCGACGGAATTAAGATGCTCCTCTCAAGGAGCGGCTACACCGGCGAGAACGGCTGGGAGATTTACTTCGAGGACGCCAACCCCTACCACCCGGACGAGAGCAAGCGCGGAAAGCCGGAGAAAGCTCTCCACGTCTGGGAGAGAATCCTCGAGGCCGGAGAGAAGTACGGCATAAAGCCGGCCGGACTCGGTGCTCGCGACACCCTCAGGCTTGAGGCAGGCTACACCCTCTACGGCAACGAGACCAAGGAGCTCCAGCTCCTCAGCACCGACATCGATGAGGTTACCCCCCTCCAGGCCAACCTCGACTTCGCCATCTTCTGGGATAAGGAGTTCATAGGCAAGGAGGCACTCCTCAAGCAGAGGGAGCGCGGCCTCGGCAGGAAGATGGTGCACTTCAAGATGGTTGACAAAGGCATCCCGAGGGAGGGCTACAAGGTTCTGGCCAACGGCGAGGTCATAGGCGAGGTTACCAGCGGAACCAGCTCCCCGCTCCTCGGAATCGGCATAGGAATAGCCTTCGTGAAGGAGGAGTACGCCAAGCCAGGCGTTGAGCTGGAGATAGAGATAAGGGGCAAGCCCAAGAAGGCCGTAACCGTTGCTCCGCCCTTCTACGACCCCAAGAAGTACGGGGCCTTCAGGGAGGAGTGA
- a CDS encoding DMT family transporter — translation MSSKHAVGAVLLWSTVASAFKLSLRYMSPLQLLFYASLTSLLLFGMLYAKEFTPRKENLRSAYLGLINPLLYYTVLFSAYDRLPAQEAQALNYTWPLMLVLLSIPLLGKRPGARAVLGLLLGFMGAIVVATKGNLGGLNFTDPLGVALGIGSAVIWASYWLLNLRDGRKLIEKMFWNFLFGFIYVSAAVAVTGNFAVPPAGGLAGAIYVGLFEMGVTFLLWYRAVESDMAFASNLAYLVPFLSLFFISVVVGERIVPATVVGLAMIVGGIILGREQ, via the coding sequence ATGTCCAGCAAGCACGCCGTCGGCGCGGTGCTCCTGTGGTCAACGGTTGCCTCGGCCTTCAAGCTCTCCCTGCGCTACATGAGTCCGCTCCAGCTCCTGTTCTACGCGTCCCTAACCTCGCTCCTTCTCTTTGGTATGCTCTACGCGAAAGAATTCACCCCCAGAAAGGAAAACCTCCGCTCCGCTTATCTCGGCCTTATAAACCCCCTCCTGTACTACACCGTTCTCTTCTCGGCCTACGACAGACTGCCTGCCCAGGAGGCGCAGGCTCTCAACTACACCTGGCCGCTGATGCTCGTCCTTCTCTCTATTCCGCTCCTGGGAAAGAGGCCCGGCGCAAGGGCGGTACTTGGCCTGCTCCTCGGCTTCATGGGGGCCATCGTGGTGGCAACAAAAGGGAACCTCGGGGGCCTAAACTTCACCGATCCCCTTGGGGTGGCCCTCGGCATTGGAAGTGCCGTTATCTGGGCGAGCTACTGGCTCCTCAACCTTCGCGACGGGAGAAAGCTGATCGAGAAGATGTTCTGGAACTTTCTGTTCGGCTTCATCTACGTCTCAGCGGCCGTTGCGGTAACGGGAAACTTCGCCGTTCCCCCCGCCGGAGGTCTCGCCGGGGCAATCTACGTCGGCCTCTTCGAGATGGGGGTTACCTTCCTCCTCTGGTACAGGGCCGTTGAGAGCGATATGGCCTTCGCCTCGAACCTTGCCTACCTCGTGCCATTCCTCAGCCTGTTTTTCATCTCGGTCGTCGTCGGGGAGAGAATCGTCCCAGCAACGGTGGTCGGGCTGGCGATGATAGTGGGGGGCATAATCCTCGGAAGGGAACAATAA
- a CDS encoding class I SAM-dependent methyltransferase produces MSFREKYARLGERYNVLEKPLDRFFCPLRKMAASFARGRVLEIGVGVGKMLPYYSQGVELHAVDAVPEMVEIARKKARELGLNVQFYVMDAENLEFPDGSFDTVVSSFVFCTVPNPERAMREIHRVLKPCGRAVFLEHTKSDCRLLNWLFLRPLDVLLGFLLEDNTLRETHLLARKYFEIEHEESHYSGIVRLIVGRKV; encoded by the coding sequence ATGAGCTTCAGGGAGAAGTACGCGAGGCTTGGAGAGCGCTACAACGTCCTGGAAAAGCCCCTGGACAGGTTCTTCTGCCCCCTCAGGAAGATGGCGGCCAGCTTTGCCCGCGGAAGGGTCCTTGAAATCGGCGTTGGCGTCGGGAAGATGCTCCCCTACTATTCGCAAGGGGTTGAACTCCACGCCGTTGATGCAGTTCCGGAGATGGTCGAGATAGCGAGGAAGAAGGCCAGAGAACTCGGTCTCAACGTTCAATTTTACGTGATGGACGCCGAGAACCTGGAGTTTCCGGACGGGAGCTTCGACACGGTGGTTTCCTCCTTCGTCTTCTGCACCGTTCCCAACCCTGAGAGGGCCATGAGGGAAATCCACCGCGTTCTCAAGCCCTGCGGAAGGGCGGTTTTCCTGGAGCACACGAAGAGCGATTGCCGGCTTTTGAACTGGCTGTTTCTCAGGCCCCTCGACGTTCTCCTCGGTTTTCTGCTGGAGGACAACACGCTGAGGGAGACGCACCTTTTGGCCAGAAAATACTTCGAAATCGAGCACGAGGAGAGCCACTACAGTGGAATAGTCAGGCTCATCGTGGGCAGAAAGGTATGA
- a CDS encoding HEPN domain-containing protein, with amino-acid sequence MIKRSEYERWMKQAGRTLSSARRDLEEGYYEWASFKAQQAAELAVKALLRGLGYAPIGHSITRLLRELRAEGFSIPREILSMAMELDRNYIAPRYPDAYPEGAPFEYYSEDVAGELISYAEEIIEFVRGLIGDLEGA; translated from the coding sequence ATGATAAAGAGGAGCGAGTACGAGCGGTGGATGAAGCAGGCCGGGAGAACCCTTTCCTCGGCCCGAAGGGATCTGGAGGAGGGTTACTATGAGTGGGCCAGCTTCAAGGCCCAGCAGGCGGCGGAACTGGCGGTTAAAGCTTTGTTACGCGGTCTCGGCTACGCCCCCATCGGTCACTCAATCACGCGCCTTCTCAGGGAGCTCCGGGCGGAGGGTTTCAGCATTCCAAGGGAGATCCTTAGCATGGCGATGGAGCTCGACAGGAACTACATAGCTCCTCGCTACCCGGACGCTTATCCAGAAGGCGCACCCTTCGAGTACTACTCCGAAGACGTTGCCGGAGAGCTGATATCCTACGCGGAGGAGATTATAGAATTTGTGAGGGGGCTTATCGGTGATCTCGAAGGAGCTTGA
- a CDS encoding nucleotidyltransferase domain-containing protein, with the protein MISKELESFVKRLVDYFHGDVTVILFGSRARGDFNRASDYDLIVVSKRLKGNPLRRTRPLYELNDEFLDLDILAYTPSEFLRAMESLSPSVLDAMKEGILLHDNGFYKTAKRHFEELKRKGLRKERYWRVEGFIQRG; encoded by the coding sequence GTGATCTCGAAGGAGCTTGAGAGCTTTGTTAAGAGGCTCGTTGACTACTTCCACGGGGACGTCACGGTAATCCTCTTCGGCTCCCGCGCGAGGGGGGACTTCAACAGGGCAAGCGACTACGACCTTATCGTGGTCTCAAAGCGACTGAAGGGGAACCCTCTAAGGAGGACGCGCCCGCTCTACGAGCTGAACGATGAGTTCCTCGACCTGGACATACTGGCCTACACTCCATCAGAGTTTCTCAGGGCTATGGAGAGCCTCTCGCCTTCAGTTCTCGACGCAATGAAGGAAGGAATCCTGCTCCACGATAATGGATTTTACAAGACCGCTAAGAGGCACTTTGAGGAGCTGAAAAGGAAGGGGCTCAGAAAAGAGCGCTACTGGAGGGTAGAGGGGTTTATTCAAAGAGGGTAG
- a CDS encoding DUF2103 domain-containing protein — translation MPRHFKRGVKREHHFLKGLEKPLERIAAIPGVKKVIPGRIYASDSRGFEIKVSRETATGLKLIAKSDGSVQEVFLVVDKEDRERVWREVERLF, via the coding sequence ATGCCCAGGCACTTCAAGAGAGGCGTCAAGAGGGAGCACCACTTCCTGAAGGGTCTTGAGAAGCCGCTGGAAAGGATAGCAGCCATACCCGGGGTCAAGAAGGTAATTCCCGGCAGGATATACGCGAGTGATTCGAGGGGCTTTGAGATAAAGGTGTCGAGGGAAACTGCAACCGGTTTGAAGCTGATAGCCAAGAGCGACGGGAGCGTTCAGGAGGTTTTTCTGGTGGTTGATAAAGAGGACAGGGAGAGGGTCTGGAGGGAGGTAGAGAGGCTCTTCTGA
- the arcS gene encoding archaeosine synthase subunit alpha: MEVIRHEGPGRLGLVRVGERSFTTPALAGVDFTLSPFNSFFHPRGPEEYDFNLAPSIPLGFYTPDEVIEKALGRLWSVNYEGFNAFYLPALRRTSHLGEFFKIIERYNFDAVYLGNSKVLVREYRYFVRILRELRERFPNVMIIADLEPFFYPLAVYLGVDAFDTRSLKLYDFEGKGFTGYSPFLWKKEGNSLDFARETIILVRNALREGKLRYLVENFFSTQYHAGILRIADLEHSDYLEKYTPIQRETVYFISDASIRRPEVRRWHSRVAERFVPPRNTELVLLFPCSAKKPYSFSRSHTLYRRAVKEALGSGISKVHELILTSPFGVVPREWEWLAKYDIVVTGHWSEEEIKPAAELLAKTLEKYPKDVPIIAHLDEAYVEIAKLAGELSGREIIFTEVKNGTTSKESLKSLTETLREFKLEGTKEDRTYRYFENIRKVFDFYFGPGAGEAVLPDDGKVRGSKMLRLFVENQQTGTFKDGVISVTPFGMQRVYDVVGSYWVKVDFELRGDVFAVGVDEADPAIRPDDIVGIVRDGKVIGVGKAVLAGEEMVRARKGVAVKVRKRA, translated from the coding sequence ATGGAAGTCATCAGGCACGAGGGGCCCGGGAGACTGGGTCTCGTCAGGGTAGGGGAGCGCTCTTTCACGACCCCGGCACTGGCAGGGGTAGACTTCACGCTCTCCCCGTTCAACTCCTTCTTCCATCCCCGGGGGCCGGAGGAGTACGACTTCAACCTTGCCCCCTCGATACCCCTCGGCTTCTACACGCCGGACGAGGTTATAGAGAAAGCTTTGGGAAGGCTCTGGAGCGTGAACTACGAGGGTTTCAACGCCTTCTACCTGCCTGCCCTGAGGAGGACCTCCCACCTGGGTGAGTTCTTCAAGATAATCGAGCGCTACAACTTCGATGCCGTCTACCTCGGCAACTCAAAGGTTCTGGTGAGGGAGTACCGCTACTTCGTGAGGATTTTAAGGGAACTCCGCGAGAGGTTCCCCAACGTCATGATAATCGCCGACCTGGAACCGTTCTTCTATCCGCTCGCCGTTTACCTCGGCGTCGATGCCTTCGACACCCGCTCTCTCAAGCTCTACGACTTCGAGGGGAAGGGCTTCACCGGGTACAGCCCATTCCTCTGGAAGAAAGAAGGCAACTCCCTCGACTTCGCCCGTGAGACGATCATACTGGTCAGGAACGCCCTGAGGGAGGGAAAGCTCCGCTACCTCGTTGAGAACTTCTTCAGCACCCAGTACCACGCGGGGATACTGAGGATAGCCGACCTTGAGCATTCCGACTACCTTGAGAAGTACACGCCGATCCAGAGGGAGACGGTTTACTTCATCAGCGACGCCTCGATTAGAAGGCCCGAGGTTAGGAGATGGCATTCGAGGGTTGCCGAGCGCTTCGTTCCTCCGAGGAACACCGAACTGGTTCTCCTCTTCCCGTGCTCGGCCAAAAAGCCCTACTCCTTCTCGAGGAGTCACACACTTTACCGGAGGGCCGTAAAGGAAGCCCTCGGTTCCGGCATCTCCAAAGTCCACGAGCTTATCCTCACCTCGCCCTTTGGCGTTGTCCCAAGGGAGTGGGAGTGGCTGGCCAAGTACGATATAGTGGTTACCGGCCACTGGAGCGAGGAGGAGATTAAGCCCGCGGCCGAACTCCTGGCGAAGACCCTTGAGAAGTACCCGAAGGACGTTCCAATCATAGCTCACCTCGACGAGGCCTACGTGGAGATAGCGAAGCTCGCGGGCGAGCTTTCCGGCAGGGAAATAATCTTTACCGAGGTAAAGAACGGCACGACGAGCAAGGAGAGTCTGAAGTCCCTCACCGAGACGCTGAGGGAGTTCAAACTTGAGGGAACCAAGGAGGACAGGACCTACCGCTACTTCGAGAACATTAGGAAGGTCTTTGACTTCTATTTCGGGCCTGGGGCGGGTGAGGCAGTTCTCCCGGATGACGGGAAAGTCAGGGGTTCCAAGATGCTTCGCCTCTTCGTTGAAAACCAGCAGACTGGAACCTTCAAGGACGGCGTGATAAGCGTCACCCCCTTCGGAATGCAGCGGGTATACGACGTCGTTGGGAGCTACTGGGTGAAGGTGGACTTCGAGCTCCGCGGCGACGTCTTCGCGGTCGGCGTTGACGAGGCCGATCCCGCAATAAGGCCGGACGACATAGTGGGCATAGTGAGGGACGGAAAGGTAATAGGCGTCGGAAAGGCAGTTTTGGCTGGAGAGGAGATGGTTAGAGCCAGGAAGGGCGTTGCGGTTAAGGTCAGGAAGAGGGCGTGA
- a CDS encoding coiled-coil protein, whose amino-acid sequence MQTKVDPEEIKRIKREIEALEKERNEIRAKLDELEKELQIWIQKRDEKNNEVKGLRQKGREYKAKRDEINAQIQELKKNREEINAKLDLLYQEILEYRTKRDEYNQLRRLKMPPAKIQERIEKLEWELQTNPNITPDREKQIVDQIQVLATELEILQQAERFHKKLVESRKKVDQLKKARRNISLEIQKLANQSQQFHEQMIAAFNQADEVKKEADEYHAKVVELRDKIREVRKELRSIERKIREYDEKHKELIAYRLVARMHAKKDASFEKAVEALEKFKKGEKLTLDELLLLQRYNLV is encoded by the coding sequence ATGCAGACGAAAGTGGACCCAGAGGAGATTAAGAGGATCAAGAGGGAGATAGAGGCCCTTGAAAAGGAGAGAAACGAGATAAGGGCCAAACTGGATGAGCTTGAAAAGGAGCTTCAAATCTGGATCCAGAAGAGGGACGAGAAGAACAACGAGGTCAAGGGGCTCCGCCAGAAGGGCAGGGAGTACAAGGCCAAGCGCGATGAAATCAACGCGCAGATACAGGAGCTGAAGAAGAACCGTGAGGAGATAAACGCGAAGCTCGACCTCCTCTACCAGGAGATACTCGAGTACCGCACCAAGAGGGACGAGTACAACCAGCTCCGCAGGCTCAAGATGCCGCCGGCGAAGATCCAGGAGAGGATAGAGAAGCTCGAATGGGAGCTCCAGACCAACCCGAACATCACGCCCGATAGGGAGAAGCAGATCGTGGATCAGATACAGGTTCTCGCCACCGAACTTGAGATACTCCAGCAGGCCGAGCGCTTCCACAAGAAGCTCGTCGAGTCCAGGAAGAAGGTCGATCAGCTCAAGAAGGCCAGGAGGAACATCAGCCTCGAGATACAGAAGCTCGCCAACCAGAGCCAGCAGTTCCACGAGCAGATGATAGCGGCGTTCAACCAGGCCGACGAGGTCAAGAAGGAGGCCGACGAGTACCACGCCAAGGTCGTTGAGCTCCGTGACAAGATCAGGGAGGTCAGGAAGGAGCTCCGCAGCATCGAGAGGAAGATAAGGGAGTACGACGAGAAGCACAAGGAGCTCATCGCCTACAGGCTCGTTGCCAGGATGCACGCCAAGAAGGACGCCAGCTTCGAGAAGGCCGTCGAGGCCCTTGAGAAGTTCAAGAAGGGCGAGAAGCTCACCCTCGACGAGCTGCTCCTCCTCCAGAGGTACAACCTTGTCTGA
- a CDS encoding SDH family Clp fold serine proteinase, with amino-acid sequence MGEAATGFFGSLLWWLFFMYILLWPQMQYRSLQLARARLLKRLSETRKSTVITMIHRQESIGLFGIPFYKFISVEDSEEVLRAIRSAPKDRPIDLIIHTPGGLVLAATQIAKALHDHPAETRVIVPHYAMSGGTLIALAADRIIMDPHAVLGPVDPQLGQYPAPSIVRAVEKKGVDKVDDQTLILADVAEKAINQVRDFVYTLLKDRYGEEKARELARVLTEGRWTHDYPITYEQARELGLHVSTDVPEEVYSLMELYKQPMKQRGTVEFMPYTQGGEVGK; translated from the coding sequence ATGGGCGAGGCCGCTACCGGATTCTTCGGTTCGCTGCTGTGGTGGCTGTTCTTCATGTACATCCTGCTGTGGCCTCAGATGCAGTACCGGAGCCTGCAGCTGGCCAGGGCGAGGCTGCTCAAGAGGCTCTCGGAAACGCGAAAATCAACGGTAATAACCATGATCCACCGGCAGGAGAGCATAGGACTCTTCGGAATACCGTTCTACAAGTTCATAAGCGTCGAGGACAGCGAGGAGGTTCTCAGGGCCATCCGCTCGGCTCCCAAGGACAGGCCGATAGACCTGATAATTCACACCCCGGGAGGCCTCGTACTTGCCGCGACGCAGATAGCGAAAGCGCTCCACGACCATCCAGCCGAAACACGCGTCATAGTCCCCCACTACGCCATGAGCGGCGGGACGCTGATAGCCCTCGCCGCGGACAGGATAATAATGGACCCCCACGCGGTTTTGGGACCGGTTGACCCGCAACTCGGCCAGTACCCTGCCCCGAGCATCGTCAGGGCAGTTGAGAAGAAGGGCGTTGACAAGGTGGACGACCAGACCCTCATCCTGGCGGACGTGGCGGAGAAGGCCATCAACCAGGTCCGGGACTTCGTTTACACCCTGCTGAAGGATCGCTACGGCGAGGAGAAGGCCCGGGAGCTTGCCCGGGTGCTCACCGAGGGAAGGTGGACGCACGACTACCCGATCACATACGAGCAGGCCAGGGAGCTGGGCCTTCACGTGAGCACGGACGTTCCGGAGGAGGTTTACTCCCTGATGGAGCTCTACAAGCAGCCAATGAAGCAGAGGGGCACGGTGGAGTTCATGCCGTACACGCAGGGGGGCGAGGTCGGTAAGTGA
- the arcC gene encoding carbamate kinase, translating into MKRVVIALGGNAILQRGQKGTYEEQMANVMKTAKQIVDIILDGDYEVVITHGNGPQVGALLLHMDAGQATHGIPAQPMDVAGAMTQGQIGYMIQQAIRNELRKRGIDRPVATIVTQTIVDKNDPAFQHPSKPVGPFYDEETAKKLAEEKGWVVVEDSGRGWRRVVPSPDPKGHVEAEIIQDLVEKGFIVITSGGGGVPVIEENGQLRGVEAVIDKDLAGERLAEEVKADVFMILTDVNGAAVNFGKPDERWLGEVTVGELRKYYEEGHFKKGSMGPKVLAAIRFVEWGGERAVIAALDRAVEALEGKTGTQVIKG; encoded by the coding sequence ATGAAGAGGGTTGTAATAGCCTTGGGCGGTAACGCTATTCTCCAGCGAGGCCAGAAGGGAACCTACGAGGAGCAGATGGCCAACGTCATGAAGACGGCCAAGCAGATAGTGGATATAATCCTGGACGGCGACTACGAGGTTGTAATCACCCACGGAAACGGTCCCCAGGTCGGTGCCTTGCTCCTCCACATGGACGCCGGTCAGGCCACCCACGGCATCCCGGCCCAGCCGATGGACGTTGCCGGTGCGATGACCCAGGGGCAGATAGGGTACATGATACAGCAGGCGATAAGGAACGAGCTGAGGAAGCGCGGGATAGACAGGCCTGTGGCAACGATAGTCACCCAGACCATCGTGGACAAGAACGACCCCGCCTTCCAGCACCCGAGCAAGCCGGTTGGTCCATTCTACGACGAGGAAACTGCGAAGAAGCTCGCGGAGGAGAAGGGCTGGGTCGTCGTGGAGGACTCCGGCAGGGGCTGGAGGCGGGTTGTGCCGAGCCCTGATCCAAAGGGCCACGTTGAGGCGGAGATCATCCAGGACCTCGTTGAGAAGGGCTTCATAGTGATCACCAGCGGCGGCGGTGGGGTCCCCGTCATCGAGGAGAACGGTCAGCTCAGGGGCGTCGAGGCGGTTATAGACAAGGATCTGGCAGGCGAGAGGCTCGCGGAGGAGGTCAAAGCGGACGTATTCATGATCCTGACCGACGTGAACGGCGCGGCGGTGAACTTCGGCAAACCCGACGAGCGCTGGCTCGGGGAGGTCACCGTCGGGGAGCTCAGGAAGTACTACGAGGAGGGCCACTTCAAGAAGGGTAGCATGGGTCCGAAGGTTCTGGCCGCGATAAGGTTCGTCGAGTGGGGCGGCGAGAGGGCGGTTATAGCGGCGCTCGACAGGGCCGTTGAGGCCCTCGAAGGAAAGACCGGAACGCAGGTCATAAAGGGCTGA